One Pyrenophora tritici-repentis strain M4 chromosome 5, whole genome shotgun sequence DNA window includes the following coding sequences:
- a CDS encoding dynactin: MTTIRVGQTVETTSEQYGVVRYVGPIHVSEGTFVGIELPTPTGKNDGSVRGERYFNCPPGHGLFIRDSSITKIISQPAPPSTPQRAPTPKAKPPATTPRPRPASVIAPKPRSATLTTKRQSVVASPSQPPPRQPVRKASVASISSNPATEFARPAPPPSRPSLASSQTSNAAKTSRDNNNIETLQTKIRHLEKQHSEDQDRLRELTQVRDERDRFNGIIQKLQAKCQNQYSEAQELREKVKILQQGHEALEKTQQDHEVDLEDALVDKEMAEERADQAEAELESLRKRVEEQSLELDILRDEAELFTTEMSEEQKQEAGYYRLQHENDRLRHALITLKEMTEEREQDQKARILSLEADLQQLEHYESENATLHERLAESESLVEHLKQQLDAANEYEDMVGELTHQNQNLQDRLAEQEMVVQDLENLRELNDELEVQHLEQEEDMLAELDAKNNELAEQAKLIADQTAIITDNESLISKFRDLVMDLQTRMADAESSKNMTEAQVKDTTGRFNEVMDLNRQLRAATVLSTTREIEAALISLKADQLAEKLEIWNETESKEFTRSESLQAYLAAERIAGKSDLLINVLRSTNRQMSNGGRLDDAISRLICVKSISYLEVLKEGNNRLWSAIRGLSLPDFANIGPTYQELLSVEQVLDQGLNALKADTVNFEEFAGSLHRSTKTHDAILSSHQDALAARPEGELLSRMTSIHARLDYITYMYDLATFALQKVPTSILEECQYTLEHFKTPLETTQGALAASTKLLRTIQALAEDNMYPRFLDGMDDAVQYDEGLAVAAEGIANFTRALIEEVSKCSSLSDPEAISASEIASIKANIDDLDTKQRTIFLTAGLNGLTFSLRHWTDHASVLSNNVEIEHGPTPWAQKAKEVESARKKDDEAVRQLQVLTAEHRATVLKIHEREQVIATKELEIEHLLAKIRDAATKTEGVEALQEELTKRHDKIMELQATNRAQMLEMEALRERLANADEHGRNDSDMPADNTTATVEQPQQAADPRTVPGGLKTFIDALQNENHWLRSRENKESFDRNLRDMFNKMEHVRYEAAHHESMARLDLLELAWLSDDTESFDGGADTPLGLSSPITQDPSDLTYHIPPHMQASSGAGRLPKMSAVQLSGISLGWEERAMSRRVALEQAEEEFLYLATITEEDDEALYGYL, translated from the coding sequence TCCAAAACCCAGATCTGCTACATTGACCACAAAACGGCAATCAGTCGTAGCTTCTCCTTCGCAGCCACCCCCTCGCCAGCCTGTCCGCAAAGCCAGCGTCGCTAGCATCTCTTCCAATCCTGCCACGGAATTCGCCCGGCCCGCACCACCACCCTCAAGACCCAGCCTTGCTTCGTCACAAACCAGTAATGCCGCCAAAACATCCCGAGACAATAACAACATAGAAACTCTACAAACCAAAATACGTCATTTGGAAAAGCAACACTCGGAGGATCAAGATCGGCTCAGGGAGTTGACACAAGTACGAGACGAGCGGGATAGATTCAACGGCATCATCCAGAAGCTACAAGCTAAATGCCAAAATCAATACAGCGAGGCACAGGAGTTGAGGGAAAAGGTCAAAATCCTTCAACAGGGACACGAGGCTCTTGAGAAGACGCAGCAGGATCACGAAGTCGACCTTGAGGATGCCTTGGTTGACAAAGAAATGGCAGAGGAGAGGGCTGATCAGGCGGAGGCTGAGCTGGAGTCGTTGCGCAAGCGAGTGGAGGAGCAGAGCCTGGAACTGGACATCCTTCGAGACGAGGCCGAATTGTTCACCACAGAAATGTCGGAGGAGCAAAAACAAGAAGCCGGCTATTACAGACTTCAACATGAGAACGACCGGCTACGGCACGCGTTGATAACGCTAAAGGAGATGACCGAAGAACGGGAACAAGACCAGAAGGCACGAATCCTTAGCCTAGAAGCCGACCTTCAACAGCTTGAGCACTACGAATCGGAGAATGCCACTCTTCACGAACGTCTCGCTGAATCTGAATCCCTCGTCGAACATCTCAAACAGCAATTAGATGCCGCCAATGAATACGAAGACATGGTGGGAGAGTTGACACACCAAAACCAAAATCTCCAAGATAGGCTCGCGGAACAAGAAATGGTCGTGCAAGATCTCGAAAACCTGCGAGAACTCAACGATGAGCTGGAGGTTCAGCACCTCGAGCAAGAAGAGGACATGCTCGCGGAGCTTGACGCTAAGAACAACGAACTTGCAGAGCAGGCAAAACTCATTGCCGATCAAACTGCCATCATCACCGACAACGAATCCCTCATCTCCAAGTTCCGAGACCTCGTCATGGATCTACAAACTAGAATGGCTGATGCCGAGTCTTCGAAGAACATGACAGAAGCCCAAGTAAAGGACACTACTGGACGTTTCAACGAAGTCATGGATCTCAACAGACAACTCCGTGCAGCCACTGTCCTGTCCACCACGCGGGAGATTGAGGCTGCTCTTATATCGCTAAAGGCCGACCAGCTCGCTGAGAAGCTGGAGATTTGGAACGAGACTGAGTCTAAGGAATTCACCCGCAGCGAATCGCTTCAGGCCTACCTTGCTGCAGAAAGGATTGCTGGAAAGTCCGATCTGCTTATCAACGTGTTACGAAGCACCAACCGCCAGATGAGCAACGGTGGCCGCTTGGACGATGCAATCTCTCGACTCATTTGTGTCAAGTCAATCAGCTACCTAGAGGTCCTCAAAGAGGGCAACAACCGACTCTGGTCTGCCATTCGCGGCTTGTCTCTCCCTGACTTCGCCAACATCGGGCCCACCTATCAAGAGTTACTTTCGGTTGAGCAAGTGCTTGACCAAGGTCTCAATGCTTTGAAGGCAGACACGGTCAACTTTGAGGAATTTGCCGGATCTCTCCATCGTTCTACCAAGACACATGACGCCATTCTATCAAGTCACCAAGATGCTTTGGCCGCACGCCCAGAAGGCGAACTGTTGTCCAGGATGACCTCTATCCATGCTCGACTCGACTACATCACCTACATGTATGACTTGGCCACCTTCGCTCTGCAAAAGGTCCCTACAAGCATACTTGAGGAGTGCCAGTACACCCTGGAACACTTCAAAACGCCACTAGAGACTACGCAAGGTGCGCTTGCAGCCTCTACCAAGTTGCTACGAACTATACAAGCCTTGGCTGAGGACAACATGTATCCTCGTTTCCTAGACGGCATGGATGACGCAGTCCAATACGATGAGGGGCTAGCGGTTGCCGCTGAAGGAATCGCCAACTTCACTCGTGCACTGATCGAAGAGGTTTCGAAGTGCTCGAGCCTGTCAGATCCCGAAGCCATCTCAGCGAGCGAGATTGCCTCTATCAAAGCCAATATTGACGATCTTGACACAAAGCAACGTACCATTTTCCTCACTGCGGGTCTGAACGGCCTGACATTCAGCCTACGCCACTGGACCGATCATGCCTCCGTACTCTCAAACAATGTTGAGATTGAGCATGGTCCTACACCCTGGGCACAGAAAGCAAAGGAGGTCGAGTCGGCACGGAAGAAGGACGATGAGGCTGTACGCCAACTACAAGTCCTCACAGCTGAGCATCGTGCCACTGTTCTCAAGATCCATGAACGAGAGCAGGTCATTGCTACCAAGGAGCTTGAAATTGAGCATCTGCTGGCTAAGATCCGGGATGCTGCGACCAAGACGGAAGGCGTCGAAGCCTTGCAGGAGGAGCTCACCAAACGCCACGATAAGATCATGGAACTTCAAGCAACCAACCGAGCTCAGATGCTAGAAATGGAGGCATTGAGGGAGCGTCTGGCCAATGCCGATGAGCATGGTCGCAACGATTCCGACATGCCCGCGGACAACACCACAGCCACAGTCGAGCAGCCTCAGCAAGCGGCAGACCCGCGTACAGTTCCTGGTGGACTCAAGACATTCATCGATGCCCTACAAAACGAGAACCACTGGCTACGCTCGCGCGAAAACAAAGAGTCATTCGACCGCAACTTACGCGACATGTTCAACAAGATGGAACACGTCCGCTACGAAGCCGCACATCACGAATCAATGGCCAGGCTCGACCTTCTGGAACTCGCTTGGCTCTCAGACGACACAGAATCCTTCGATGGAGGCGCCGATACACCACTAGGACTGTCCAGTCCCATCACACAAGATCCCTCAGACCTTACCTACCACATTCCGCCCCATATGCAGGCTTCTTCTGGTGCTGGCCGCCTACCTAAGATGTCAGCAGTGCAACTTTCGGGTATCAGTCTCGGCTGGGAGGAGCGCGCCATGAGTCGTAGAGTGGCTCTCGAACAAGCCGAGGAAGAATTTCTATACTTGGCGACTATCACCGAAGAGGATGATGAGGCGTTGTATGGGTACTTGTAG
- a CDS encoding Periplasmic protein TonB: protein MHASIILSALALFPLAMTAPSRRLPRQDATDPTLFDADQNFDSPATPADFGSLFGAPDSPNGAPQSEPRQEDCEKKPKQPITTPQAPSIPSVPSGPKPPAAPKPLADPKPAAGTCDLSKLQQPASALQQPTPDMKLALVAIGHGTQNYTCANASAVPAPIGAVAQLFNTTCDTSSIAKRDAAEALGSIQESTSDAVGAHFFLDNTTPDFDIKGLGNTEAAKLQDTPAPNPAKNVKWLRLGPKAGSTSAVKAIYRLNTQDGVAPATCEGKTAGEVLAIEYTAQYWIYT, encoded by the coding sequence ATGCACGCCTCAATTATCCTCTCAGCGCTCGCGCTCTTCCCACTCGCAATGACCGCGCCTTCTCGACGTCTCCCACGCCAAGATGCTACCGATCCTACTCTCTTCGACGCCGACCAGAATTTCGATTCTCCAGCCACGCCTGCCGATTTTGGAAGCCTCTTCGGTGCTCCCGACTCACCTAATGGTGCTCCCCAATCCGAGCCCCGTCAAGAAGACTGTGAGAAGAAGCCCAAACAGCCCATCACCACCCCTCAAGCACCCAGTATACCTAGTGTACCCAGTGGTCCCAAACCACCCGCTGCCCCGAAACCACTTGCTGATCCCAAACCAGCAGCAGGAACTTGCGATCTCTCCAAGCTCCAACAGCCCGCCTCTGCGCTTCAACAGCCAACCCCCGACATGAAGCTCGCCCTCGTCGCCATCGGTCACGGAACCCAAAACTACACCTGTGCCAACGCATCCGCCGTTCCTGCCCCCATCGGCGCCGTCGCCCAGCTCTTCAACACCACCTGCGACACATCTTCCATCGCCAAACGCGACGCCGCCGAAGCCCTCGGCTCCATCCAAGAATCCACTTCTGACGCCGTTGGTGCCCACTTCTTCCTCGACAACACAACACCCGACTTTGACATCAAGGGCCTGGGCAACACCGAGGCGGCTAAGCTTCAGGATACCCCGGCCCCCAACCCAGCCAAGAATGTAAAGTGGCTCAGGCTTGGACCCAAGGCCGGTAGCACAAGCGCTGTCAAGGCTATTTACCGCTTGAACACTCAAGATGGTGTGGCCCCTGCGACTTGCGAGGGCAAGACGGCGGGTGAGGTGCTGGCTATCGAGTACACGGCTCAGTACTGGATTTACACCTAG
- a CDS encoding Arp, Ankyrin repeat protein: protein MERRVSLKELIHSAGVTPVDQRQAVLPAPTQPVIVASEDDHAQARSILLERRAKNPESKNVLKSIFKSSKEKEKGQDSGQFSQDELDQALSAVIRSPTTGPGLIQAFLGLGAKVNVIETPEKKRKSGVQANTALRRRSTVLQQAASLRKADGVSVLASSGADQQTLDEGLKAALTANDQACIQELLRFGADPNNFPNSLASAVRSNDMNFVRLLLRAPKSLRPDIISSALPAAVQQASDAIVSLLVAHGADPNFDSASALNMAIGRQEYKLAVAMVAGPITLTEATLERLLDTTMRLPTRQATLQFLQLLFCCGLRPDSRGLPDFLICVAGNNNTAGAKMMISYGVSTATNDAECLREALANKNWPLVDAILETPVAPQHAAAALAVLPFNAPQPDRLRVVGALLQKGATGPPLSRLLTQATKERDTAMLDLLLGAGTPVDSSDRGALYAAVVNRDMQSLRALLNTRPAPEGLAKLFPLLRKDYSPSERREASRLLLEHGARGPGVDQALIDAVEDVSSTRDGALITDLVRKGADVNYQIGRVLSLAATQVDMSLLRLLCNARPNPSSTSAALPLAFDSQGGRHSKTLEIIDLLLSYGVEEDSASKALEIAINGGPDNCDIIQRLLTACPRLLSTAFKHTTTLSDPQKKAPILDALLKLGIPQESLDQALADETRHAVSTNDTTSTKLLLRRGASVSHNDGEALSVAVASGNSTLTAMLLSGKHQASRSSITRAFRTLFTDETLGMNENMGNVHNLAQELLARGVEQLAIDAALRVVLCHDHDVNDTEKLVDLLLRFNADVNTVDGACFVFAAQKHSHTIFKRLMLHNPKFSTVVPALLRSKLQEEVVVAAIQSCFDHGCTSDQFGVGYTKAPILITAMAVYPRNTDLIKLLLNNGLDPDVSTTTVLYPSKGPEAIPALLWALAQPQKRISDAVITALLDAGACVTRVSTASQMTALMLAAREGRRDLVSALLERGSDADARDEWNKSALFYASGSASGETMVKALAPRALKNDGSLHEAARELNVETVKALINHGHDPNYPSRLHGGRNALGELCLNAIVTAPIARTKLRQLLYLLLANGAKPKFRARNEKSAVILALDNTYSALPITEALLETEVWQELNDEAHIYCDAASGLHYSPYSYVDLIATPARVPVKSALLELLRDKACLPVYYSQSPLQPVGAVGIPARIAKLVDQQKHHELTIRHEKERFEQSRTMEETNHKDVLRRKRESLETDLALQTQATKHYTALEQQKHEFEVHRMMEAERMKRSEKKAWHDLIMQQEQDAAARRQSVEDRKLSATMAAEKHLIEQRKEEMEHRANVERKLLKEKEEHYERNVKRQKEVRQIEGGVPQWGTVD, encoded by the coding sequence ATGGAGCGAAGAGTCAGCCTCAAGGAGCTCATTCACAGTGCGGGTGTCACCCCAGTCGATCAACGTCAAGCCGTTCTCCCCGCGCCTACGCAACCTGTCATTGTTGCCAGTGAAGACGACCACGCCCAGGCCCGTAGCATCTTACTGGAGCGAAGAGCCAAGAACCCCGAAAGCAAGAATGTGTTGAAGAGTATCTTCAAGAGCTCAaaagagaaggagaagggGCAAGATTCTGGACAGTTTTCGCAGGATGAACTCGACCAGGCCTTGTCCGCAGTTATTCGCAGTCCAACTACTGGCCCTGGCCTAATTCAGGCCTTTCTCGGTCTCGGTGCCAAAGTGAATGTCATCGAAACCCctgagaagaagaggaagtcGGGAGTTCAGGCTAATACCGCATTGCGGCGTCGAAGCACTGTCCTGCAGCAAGCAGCGAGTTTGAGAAAAGCGGATGGTGTCAGTGTGCTGGCCAGCTCTGGCGCCGACCAGCAGACTTTGGATGAGGGTCTGAAGGCTGCCCTCACTGCGAACGACCAAGCATGCATTCAGGAACTCCTCCGGTTCGGGGCAGATCCAAATAACTTCCCAAATTCCTTGGCCAGTGCCGTCAGATCGAATGACATGAACTTTGTTCGGCTGCTGTTGCGAGCACCAAAGTCTCTTCGGCCCGATATCATATCCTCTGCCTTACCCGCGGCAGTCCAACAGGCATCCGATGCCATCGTTTCGCTATTGGTAGCACATGGTGCGGATCCGAACTTCGACTCAGCAAGCGCTCTTAACATGGCCATTGGAAGGCAAGAGTACAAACTTGCAGTCGCCATGGTTGCAGGTCCAATTACCCTCACTGAGGCGACATTGGAGCGCTTACTGGACACCACAATGAGACTGCCCACACGTCAGGCAACACTTCAATTCTTGCAGCTTCTATTCTGCTGTGGACTGCGTCCTGACAGTCGTGGCCTTCCCGACTTTCTCATCTGCGTTGCTGGGAACAACAACACAGCTGGTGCTAAGATGATGATTAGCTACGGCGTGTCTACTGCAACAAACGATGCGGAATGTCTGAGAGAGGCTTTGGCGAACAAGAACTGGCCGTTGGTTGATGCTATCTTGGAGACGCCGGTGGCTCCACAGCATGCAGCAGCCGCGCTAGCTGTTTTGCCATTCAATGCTCCACAGCCAGATAGACTTCGCGTCGTCGGCGCTCTGCTACAGAAGGGTGCAACGGGGCCGCCGCTGAGCCGATTGCTAACCCAAGCTACTAAGGAGAGAGATACGGCAATGCTAGATCTTCTTCTGGGCGCGGGCACACCTGTCGATTCGAGCGACAGAGGTGCCCTTTATGCAGCTGTAGTGAACAGGGATATGCAAAGTCTCCGAGCACTGCTGAACACACGTCCCGCACCAGAAGGCCTAGCGAAGCTTTTTCCACTTCTTCGTAAAGACTATTCGCCATCTGAGCGACGTGAGGCTTCACGACTTCTCCTCGAGCATGGAGCCCGTGGTCCTGGTGTTGACCAAGCTCTTATCGATGCTGTTGAGGATGTGTCATCTACGCGAGATGGAGCTTTGATAACAGACTTGGTCAGGAAAGGAGCAGACGTGAATTATCAGATCGGGAGAGTGTTATCGTTGGCAGCCACGCAAGTCGACATGTCCCTTTTGCGTTTACTTTGCAACGCGAGACCCAACCCCTCTTCTACTTCGGCAGCTCTACCTCTAGCATTTGACTCACAAGGTGGCAGACACTCGAAAACACTTGAGATCATCGACTTGCTGCTTAGCTACGGGGTCGAAGAAGACTCTGCTAGCAAAGCCTTGGAGATCGCTATCAACGGGGGCCCGGATAACTGCGATATCATTCAACGCCTTCTCACTGCTTGTCCCAGACTGCTGAGTACTGCCTTTAAACACACTACGACGCTTTCGGACCCACAAAAGAAAGCACCGATTCTCGATGCCTTACTTAAACTTGGAATTCCCCAAGAGTCTTTGGACCAAGCCCTTGCTGACGAAACACGACACGCGGTCTCTACCAACGATACGACGAGTACTAAGCTGTTGTTGCGACGAGGAGCTTCTGTGAGTCACAACGATGGCGAGGCGTTGAGCGTTGCAGTAGCTTCAGGAAACAGCACGCTAACAGCAATGTTACTCAGTGGGAAGCACCAAGCATCGCGATCTAGCATCACGAGAGCGTTCCGCACGCTTTTTACGGATGAGACTCTGGGCATGAACGAAAACATGGGAAACGTTCATAATCTCGCTCAAGAGCTGCTGGCTCGTGGCGTTGAGCAGCTTGCGATCGATGCTGCGTTACGAGTGGTTCTCTGCCACGACCATGATGTGAATGACACGGAGAAGCTGGTCGATCTTTTACTTCGATTTAACGCCGATGTCAACACAGTGGATGGGGCTTGTTTCGTTTTCGCAGCACAAAAGCACAGTCACACCATCTTCAAGAGGCTCATGCTTCACAATCCCAAGTTCAGCACTGTCGTTCCCGCTTTGCTCAGATCTAAGCTTCAAGAAGAAGTAGTCGTTGCCGCTATACAATCATGCTTCGACCATGGATGCACGTCTGACCAATTTGGCGTCGGGTATACCAAGGCACCGATTCTCATCACCGCCATGGCCGTGTATCCGCGGAATACCGACCTCATCAAGCTACTTCTCAACAATGGGCTAGACCCGGATGTATCGACAACTACGGTACTCTATCCATCGAAGGGCCCTGAGGCCATCCCCGCACTTTTGTGGGCACTAGCCCAGCCCCAAAAGCGCATCTCGGACGCCGTTATCACCGCGCTCCTCGATGCCGGTGCATGCGTAACCCGCGTCTCCACAGCTTCGCAAATGACGGCACTTATGCTCGCCGCGCGCGAGGGCCGTCGTGATCTAGTGTCAGCACTACTGGAGCGGGGTTCGGATGCGGATGCCCGAGATGAGTGGAATAAATCCGCTTTATTCTACGCTAGTGGTAGCGCATCTGGGGAAACCATGGTGAAAGCGTTGGCCCCACGTGCGCTAAAGAATGATGGAAGTTTGCACGAGGCGGCAAGAGAACTGAATGTCGAGACTGTAAAGGCCTTGATCAATCATGGTCATGATCCGAACTACCCGTCTCGCCTGCATGGCGGTAGAAATGCCCTAGGAGAGCTATGCCTTAATGCAATCGTCACGGCACCGATTGCGCGCACCAAGCTGCGCCAACTCCTATATCTACTCCTTGCCAATGGCGCAAAACCCAAGTTCCGTGCTCGGAACGAAAAATCGGCCGTCATTCTTGCCCTGGACAACACATATAGCGCATTACCTATTACAGAGGCCCTTCTTGAGACGGAAGTATGGCAAGAACTCAATGACGAGGCACACATCTACTGCGATGCAGCCTCAGGCCTGCACTATTCACCTTATTCATATGTTGATTTGATTGCCACTCCTGCTCGAGTACCCGTCAAATCCGCATTGCTCGAACTCTTGCGCGACAAGGCATGTCTTCCAGTATACTATTCGCAATCGCCGCTTCAACCCGTTGGCGCTGTCGGAATCCCTGCCCGCATAGCCAAACTGGTCGACCAGCAAAAACACCACGAACTCACCATTCGGCACGAAAAGGAAAGGTTCGAACAGTCGCGTACCATGGAAGAAACAAACCACAAAGATGTTCTACGCCGCAAGCGTGAGTCACTGGAGACGGACCTCGCACTCCAGACGCAAGCGACAAAGCACTACACTGCGCTCGAGCAGCAGAAACATGAGTTTGAAGTCCACCGTATGATGGAGGCGGAGCGTATGAAGCGCAGTGAAAAGAAGGCTTGGCACGATCTTATCAtgcagcaggagcaggatGCTGCGGCACGTAGACAGAGTGTGGAAGATCGCAAGTTGAGTGCTACGATGGCAGCTGAGAAACATTTGATTGAGCAGAGGAAGGAAGAGATGGAGCACAGGGCTAATGTAGAGAGGAAGTTGctcaaggagaaggaggagcATTATGAGAGGAATGTGAAGAGGCAGAAGGAGGTTAGGCAGATTGAAGGGGGGGTACCGCAGTGGGGGACAGTGGATTAG